The genomic stretch GATGTCCTCCAGCCGGCTCGTGTTGCGCGCCTTCTGGCGGCGGCCGCGATGGCCGGTGATCGCGAAACGGTGCGCTTCGTCGCGAACCTGCTGCACGAGCTGGAGCGCCGGGGATTCCGCACCGGGCCGAACCGTCCGTCCGTCGGGAAGCAGCAGTTCCTCCTCGCCCGGCCGGCGCTCAGGCCCCTTTGCGACACCCACCAGGGCGACGCCCTCGACGCCGAGGTCGTCCAGCACCGCCCTCGCCTGCGCCACCTGCCCCGCGCCACCGTCGATGAGCAGGATATCGGGCGTCACGCCGCCCTCCTCCATCGCGCGACGGAAGCGGCGTTCGATCGCCTGGTGCATCGCCGCGTAGTCGTCGCCCGGCTCGATGCCGGCGATGTTGAAGCGCCGGTACTGGCCGCGCACGGGACCTTGCGCGTCGAACACGACGCACGAAGCGACCGTCGCCTCGCCCATGGTGTGGCTGATGTCGAAACACTCGATGCGCGAAGGCAGCGCGTCGAGGCCAAGCAGCTCACGCAGGCCTTCCGCACGCGCGTGTTGTGCGGCGTGGCTGGTGCGTTCGGCGGCGAGCGCGAGCTCCGCATTGCGACGCGCGAGATCGACGTAGCCCGCCCGTTCGGCGCGCACGTTGCACTTGATCTGCACGCGGCGGTCCGACGTGCTCGATAGCGCGTGTTCGATCAGGTCGCGATCGGGAATGTCGCGGTCGAGCACGATCTCGCGCGGCGGCGTCTGTTCGCCGTAGTACTGCGACACGAAGGCGGCGAGCACTTCTTCCGCGTTCTCGCTGCCGTTGGTCTTCGGGAAAAACGCGCGCGTGCCGAGATTGCGACCATCGCGGAAGGCCAGCAGCAGCACGCACGCGGTCACGCCATGCATCGCAATGGCGAGCACGTCGAGGTCCGCGGCGCGACCGTCGACGTACTGACGCGCCTGCAGGCTCCGGATCGACTGCAGCAGATCGCGCAGCCGCGCGGCCTCCTCGAAGTCGAGCCGAACGCTCGCCGCTTCCATCGATTTGGCGAGTTCCTCGCTGAGCTCGTCGCTGCGACCTTCAAGAAACAGACCCGAACGGCGCACGCTTTCGGCGTAGTCGCGCGCGGCCACCAGGCCCACGCACGGCGCGCTGCAACGACCGATCTGGTGCTGCAGGCACGGCCGCGAACGGTTGCGGAACACGCTGTCCTCGCAACTGCGCAGCTTGAACAGCTTGTGCATGAGGTTGAGCGTGTCGCGCACGGCGCCGACGCTCGCATACGGGCCGAAATAGCGACCCGGGATCGCACGCGGCCCGCGATGCATCGCGATGCGTGGCCACGCTTCCTGCGTCATCAGCACGTACGGGTAACTCTTGTCGTCGCGCAGCAGCACGTTGTAGCGCGGCTTCAGCGACTTGATCAGCTGGTTTTCCAGGATCAGCGCTTCGGCCTCGGTGCGCGTCACCGTGACTTCCATGCGCGCGGTCTGCGCCAGCATGGCCATGATGCGGGCCGACTTGGGCGTCGCGTTGAAGTAGCTCGAAACGCGGTTCTTGAGCGCCCCGGCCTTGCCGACGTAAAGCACGGCGTCGTCCGCCGCGATCATCCGGTAGACGCCGGGGGCGGTGCTCAGATGCTTGACGAAGGCCTTGCCGTCGAAGGCCGGTGCGGCCGCGATGCTCATGAATGCATGGGTCCGGCCGGCGTGTCGCAGGCGCATGCGTCGCGGGCGTGTGCGCGGCGGCTTGGGCCAACGGCGCGGAACGGGGCGATGGCGGGAATTGCGGTCATGAACATCGGCTCAGGAATGGGGCCGATTATGCGTCAGGGCAAGGCGACGGGCCGTTCGCAACGTGTCCCGTCGGGTGCAGCAGCCGGCCGTTCAGGCCAGTCGCGCGGGGTATTCGCGCCGCAGCCGGGCGATGGCCCCGTCGGCGGCGCGATCGAGCAGCTGGTAGACGTGCTCGAACTGCGCGGCCCCGCCGGTGTACGGATCGGGGATCTCGCCTTCGTCCTGGACGCCAGCCCAGTCCAGGAGCAGCGCGATGCGCGCATGCGCGTCGGCCGGGGCGCGGGCGCGGACGTCCCGCAGGTTGGCGCGATCGGCGCAGAGCAACCAGTCGAACGTCCGGTAATCGGCGTCCGAAAGCTGCCGCGCCCGGAGGCCGCTGATGTCGATGCCATGGCTGGCCGCGTTCGCGATCGCGCGGCGGTCCGGCGGCTCCCCGACATGCCAGTCGCCGGTCCCGGCCGAATCCAGCTCCACCTGGCCGGCGAGCGTCGACGTGGCGATCCGGGCGCGCAACACGCCCTCCGCGACGGGCGAGCGGCAAATGTTGCCGAGGCAGACGACGAGCAGGCGAACGGGCTCAGCCATGGCCCGCGGCGATCCAGGCTTCGGCGCGCGCGAGATCCTCGGCGGTGTCCACACCGGGCGGGAACGGCTCGGGCGTGATGCCCACGGCGATCCGGTAGCCGGCCTCCAGCACGCGCAGTTGCTCGAGCGATTCGATGCGCTCCAGCTGGCCCGCCGGCAACGTCGTGAATCGCTGCAGGAAACCGGCGCGATAGCCGTAGATGCCGATGTGGCGCAGCCACGGCCCGCCGTCGGGCATCTGGCTGCGATCGCGGGCGAACGCGTCGCGCGGCCAGGGAATCGGCGCGCGGCTGAAATACAGCGCGAGGCCGGCGTCGGAGCGTACGAGTTTCACGGCGTTCGGATCGAACAACGTCTCCACGTCCGTCACCGGTGCGGCCAGCGTCGCCATCTCCGTATCGCACGCGCCCATGAGTGCGGCGACCGAGCGGATGCCCGAGGCCGGCGCAAACGGTTCATCGCCCTGCAGGTTCACCACGACGGTGTCGTCGCTCCAGCCGGCGATGCGCGCGCATTCGGCGAGGCGATCGGTGCCGGACGCGTGGTCGGGCGAGGTCATCGCGATGCGTACGTCGGCGCTTTTCAGGGCGCTGGCGATGCGCTCGTCGTCCGTGGCGATCCAGACCTCACGCGCGCCGGCGGCAAGGGCGCGTCGGGCGACGTGCAGCACCAACGGCTCGCCGCCGAGCAGGCGCAACGGCTTGCCCGGAAGGCGGCTGGCCGCGTAACGGGCCGGAATGGCGACGACGAATTCGGGCGCGGTGGTGTTCATGGGGTTGTCGCTCCTGGCGAACGGCCGTCGCGATACTGCCGCGCCTTCGCGGCCACGCGATCCAGCAGGCTGACCCAGAACGCTTCAGGCAATTCCCCGCGGATGGGCACGGAGAAGAAGCGCTCGTCGGCGAAGGCCGCGCATTTCACCGCGTCCTTTTCGGTCATCAGCACGGGAAGTTCGCGGCTGCCGAAATCGAAGTCGCTGGCCTGGTACTGGTGATGGTCGGAAAACGCGTGCGGCACGACGGCGATGCCGAACTCGCGCAGCGTCGCGAAGAAGCGCTCGGGATCGCCGATGCCGGCGACCGCGTGCACGCGCTGCCCGGAGAACGAACCCAGCTTGCGCGGGCGCCCGCCCAGCATGGGATCGGCGGCATCGGCCGCCAGGCGCATCGCCCATTCGCCGAAACCCGTGTCGGCGCCGCCGGTGCCCACGTTCACCACGCGGAAGTCGCAGCCCTGGGCACGCTCCGGCATTTCGCGCAACGGGCCTGCGGGCAGCAGGCGGCCGTTGCCGTAACGTCGGCGGCCGTCGACCACTTCGATCTCGATGTCGCGTGCGAGCCGGTAATGCTGCAGGCCGTCGTCGCAGATGACCAGGTCGCAGCCGGCCTGCGCCAAGGCCCTCGCCGCGGCCGCACGATCCTTGTCCACGCGCACGGGCGCGCCGGTGCGCTGCGCGATGAGTACCGGTTCGTCGCCGGCCTGCGCGGCGTCGCTCTTCGTGTCGACCCAGCGCGCGGTGCCGGCGTCGTCGCGCCCGTAACCGCGGCTGGCGACGCCAGGGTTCCAGCCTTCGGCACGCAGCCGCTCGACCAGCGCGATCGTCAGCGGCGTCTTGCCCGCGCCACCGGCGGTGAGGTTGCCCACCACCACCACCGGCACGCCGGGATGGCGGCGCTTGAACCAGCCCTTTCGATACGCATTGCGACGCAGGCTGCTGATCGCGCCATAGACGCCCGACAACAGGCGCGCACCGAACGGCACCGGCAGGTCGCCGTACCAGTACGCCGGGGGATTCACCGGGCCCTTGCTCACCGTGCCTCCCTCTTCCCGCGCTGCCTCGAACGCGTCTTCACCATCGATCCTGCACCCGCCAGTCGCTTCATTCGGCCTCGCGGAACTGCATGCGATGCAGGTGCGCGTACAGCCCGCCCATCGCGAGCAGTTGCGAATGCGTGCCGCGCTCGACGATGCGGCCCTGGTCGAGCACCAGCACCTGATCGGCGTGTTCAATGGTCGACAGGCGATGCGCGATCACCAGCGTGGTGCGGTTGGGCATCAAGGTGTCGAGCGCGCCCTGCACGAGGCGTTCGGATTCGGTGTCGAGCGCCGCGGTGGCTTCGTCGAGGATCAGGATCGGCGCGTCCTTCAGCATGGCGCGCGCGATCGCCAGGCGTTGCCGCTGGCCACCCGACAACCGGCCGCCCTTCGCGCCGATGTCGGTCTGCAGGCCTTGCGGAAGGCGTTCGACGAACTCCATCGCGTTCGCGCCGCGCACCGCGCGCTCGAGCGCCGCGGGGTCGGCCGACTGCATCTCGCCGAACGCGACATTCGCCGCGACCGTGCCGTCGAACAGCATCACCTGCTGCCCGACCAGCGCCACCTGACGGCGGAGATCGGCCAGGCGGTAATCCTGCAGCGGATGGCCGTCGAGCAGGATCTGCCCGGACTCGACGTCATAGAAACGCGGGATCAACTTGATCAGCGTGGACTTGCCGCTGCCCGAGCGACCGACGATCGCCGTGACCGTGCCAGGGCGCGCCTCGAACGTGATGTCCGAAAGCGCGGGCTCGGCCTGGCCGGGGTAACGCGCGGTGACATGGCGGAATTCGAGCAGGCCCTGCGCGCGATCGAGCGGACGCGTCCCGGTGTCGATTTCGTCCGGCGTGTCGATCACGTCGAACAGGCGCTCGGCCGAGGCCACGCCACGCTGCAGCATGCCCTGCACATTGGTGAGCTGCTTCAGCGCGGGGATCACGGCGAGCATCGACACCATCAGGCTCACGAAATCGCCGGCGGTCAGGCGGCCCTGCATCGCCTCGCGTCCGGCGAAGAACAGCAGCAGCGCCAACCCGATCGCGCCCATCAGCTGCACCATCGCCGAAGAGATGCTGCGCGTGGATTCGACCTTCAGGCTCAGGCGCAGATGGTGGTTCGCCTGTCCGGTGTAACGCGACAGCTCGGTGGCCTGCGCGCCGTAGACCTTCACTTCCTGGTGGTTCGACAGCGCCTGGTCGGCCGACTGCAACAGCTGCGCCCCGCTCTCCTGGATGCGGTGGCCGATGCGGCGATAACGACGCCCCACCGTGTCCATCGTCCAGGCGAGCAGCGGCCCCAGCAACAGCACCGCCAGCGTCACGCGCCAGCTGGTGTAGATCATCACGCCGACCATCACCAGCACCTGCAACGCCTGCTGGAGCATCACCTTGGCGGCGTCGATGGCGGCCTGAGCGACTTGGTCGCTGTCCGAGCCCAGGCGCGTGAGCATCGACGACACGGGCTCGGTATCGAACCGCAGGCCCGGCAGTCGCAGGTATTTGCCGAGCACCTGCACGCGCAGGTCGCGCGCGATGCTTCGACCGGCGCGCGCCATGAAGGTGTCGGTGAGGTAACCGGCGATGCCGCGCGCGACGAAGATGCCGACGATCGCCAACGGCAGCATGAGGCCGACGTTCGGGTTGCGGCTGACGAAGGTCAGGTCGACCATCGGCTTCATCAGCTTCGCGAACGCACCGGCCGCGGCGGCCTCGATCAACATGCCCACCAGCGCCACGACCAGCACCAGGCGATACGGTCTGACGAAATGCAGCAGGCGCCGGTAGATCGTCCAGGGCGACACCTCGTCCCTCACCGCGATGCCTCCGCGGCGGCTTCACGGGTCTGCGGCGCGGTGGCGTTCATCACCTTGCGGAAACCCAGCTGGCCGAGCGCGTCGTACACGGTGACGACGGCCTGGTACGGCGTGCGGGCGTCGGCGCGCAGCATCACCGGGCGGTCGCGATCGTTGCCGGCGACCTCCGCGATCGTGCTCTTGAGCGATTCGACATCGCTGCGCAGCACTTCGCGATCGTCGACGAAATAGCGGCCGTCGGCATTCACCAGCACGATCAGCGCCTTCGCCGGATCCGTGGCCGCCTCGCCGGTCGCGCGCGGCAGCTCGAGCTTCAGCACCGAGCGGGCGTCGAACGTGGCGGTGACGACGAAGAAGATGATCAACACCAGGATCACGTCGATGAGCGGCACCAGATCGATGTGCGGCTCGTCGTCTGCGCGGTGGTCGCGGATACGCATCGTGTGGCGTGCCTCAGGCGGCCTGCGGCGCGCGGACGGCGGTGGCCGGGCGCGTATCGAGCGTGTCCATCAGCGCGATGGCCTCGTGCTCCATCGCGACGATGTATTCGGAGATGCGGCCGCGGAACCAGCGGTGTGCGGCCAGCGCCGGGATCGCGACGATCATGCCGGTAGCCGTGCACACCAGCGCCTTGCCGATGCCGCCGGCAAGCTGGTTCACATCGCCGATGCCGTGGTCGAGGATGCCCAGGAACATCTGGATCATGCCAACGACGGTGCCGAACAGCCCGAGCAGCGGGCCCGCTGCGGCGATGGTGCCGAGCGTGTTCAGGTAGCGCTCCATCTTGTGGACGAGATGGCGACCGACGTCTTCGATGCGCTCGCGGATCTGGTCGCGGGGGCGCAGGCGGACGTCGAGCGCAGCGGCGAGCAGCTCGCCCAGCGGCGAGGTGCGGCGCAGGGATTCGATGTGGGCCGGGTCCAGCTTGCCGCTGCCCGCCCAGGTGCGGACTTCCTTGCCCAGGTTCGGCGGCAGGACGGCGCTGCGCCGCAGCGTCCAGGCGCGCTCGACGATCAGCGTCAGGGCCAACACCGACAGCAACAACAGCGGAATCATCGGCCAACCGCCGGCCTTGACCAGTTCCAGCACGCGAACTACCCCTCCGGCCCTCGGCCGTCTCGATCTTCCCGATAGGATAGCCCAGCCGAACGCGAGTCCCCGCGCCGCGCCGCGTCCCACAAGCGCGGATGTGCCTGGCGTCGCGCTTCCACGTGTATCCCGCGACGTTCGAGCCGCACGCGCAGGGCGCCTTCGTCGGCCGTGTCATGCACCTGCGCCCCGGCGTGGCGCCAGCGCTCGACCACGAACGGCCGCGGATGGCCGAACCGGTTGCCGTGCCCCGACGACACCAGCGCCTGCGTGGCGCCGCTCGCCGCGACGAAAGCCGGATCGGACGAACCGCCGCTGCCATGGTGCGCGACGAGCACGACGTCGGCGCGGACGCCGCCGGGATGTTCGCGTGCGAGGCGGCGCTCGATCACCTCGCCGATGTCGCCGGCAATCAGCGCGGCACGTCCGGCGGCCTCGATCCGCAGCACGCAGCTGGACTCGTTGCCCAGATAAGGGAAATCGAGCGGCGGATGCAAAAACCGGAACCGGACGCCGTCCCAGGTCCACGCCTCGCCCGCCAGGCAGGGCCGACTTCCGGGCAGGCGCACGCCCTCGGGCGCGAACAGCGCCGGCACCGGATAGAAGGCTGCGACCGCAGGCCACCCGCCCGCGTGATCGTTGTCGCCGTGGCTGACGACGGCCGCGTCGAGGCGCGGGACGCCCAAGGCATGCAGTACGGGAATCACGGCGCGCTCGCCCGCATCGAAGCCATCCTGCACGGCCGGGCCCATGTCGACCAGCAGCGCGTGACGCGCGGTGCGCACGAGCACCGACTGCCCCTGCCCCACGTCAATGACCATCAGCTCGGCTTCGCCCGGGGTCGGGATGCGACGGTCCGGCCACAACAGCGGCAGCCAGAGCAACGCGGCGAGCGTCTTTGCCGGCACGCCGCGGGGCAACAGCAACCAGAACGCACCGATCAGCGCGAGCGGCAGCGCGAACCAGCGCGGCTCCGGCAGCCACCACAACGACAGGGCGCTCGTCGCGAGCCACTCGAACAGTGGCCAGCTCACATCGAAGCACCATGCGGCCAGTCCCCACGCCCACTCACCGGCTCCGACATGCAGCGATTCCAGCCCCAGGC from Lysobacter auxotrophicus encodes the following:
- a CDS encoding ExbD/TolR family protein; the encoded protein is MRIRDHRADDEPHIDLVPLIDVILVLIIFFVVTATFDARSVLKLELPRATGEAATDPAKALIVLVNADGRYFVDDREVLRSDVESLKSTIAEVAGNDRDRPVMLRADARTPYQAVVTVYDALGQLGFRKVMNATAPQTREAAAEASR
- a CDS encoding MotA/TolQ/ExbB proton channel family protein, giving the protein MLELVKAGGWPMIPLLLLSVLALTLIVERAWTLRRSAVLPPNLGKEVRTWAGSGKLDPAHIESLRRTSPLGELLAAALDVRLRPRDQIRERIEDVGRHLVHKMERYLNTLGTIAAAGPLLGLFGTVVGMIQMFLGILDHGIGDVNQLAGGIGKALVCTATGMIVAIPALAAHRWFRGRISEYIVAMEHEAIALMDTLDTRPATAVRAPQAA
- the lpxK gene encoding tetraacyldisaccharide 4'-kinase is translated as MSKGPVNPPAYWYGDLPVPFGARLLSGVYGAISSLRRNAYRKGWFKRRHPGVPVVVVGNLTAGGAGKTPLTIALVERLRAEGWNPGVASRGYGRDDAGTARWVDTKSDAAQAGDEPVLIAQRTGAPVRVDKDRAAAARALAQAGCDLVICDDGLQHYRLARDIEIEVVDGRRRYGNGRLLPAGPLREMPERAQGCDFRVVNVGTGGADTGFGEWAMRLAADAADPMLGGRPRKLGSFSGQRVHAVAGIGDPERFFATLREFGIAVVPHAFSDHHQYQASDFDFGSRELPVLMTEKDAVKCAAFADERFFSVPIRGELPEAFWVSLLDRVAAKARQYRDGRSPGATTP
- the msbA gene encoding lipid A export permease/ATP-binding protein MsbA, producing the protein MRDEVSPWTIYRRLLHFVRPYRLVLVVALVGMLIEAAAAGAFAKLMKPMVDLTFVSRNPNVGLMLPLAIVGIFVARGIAGYLTDTFMARAGRSIARDLRVQVLGKYLRLPGLRFDTEPVSSMLTRLGSDSDQVAQAAIDAAKVMLQQALQVLVMVGVMIYTSWRVTLAVLLLGPLLAWTMDTVGRRYRRIGHRIQESGAQLLQSADQALSNHQEVKVYGAQATELSRYTGQANHHLRLSLKVESTRSISSAMVQLMGAIGLALLLFFAGREAMQGRLTAGDFVSLMVSMLAVIPALKQLTNVQGMLQRGVASAERLFDVIDTPDEIDTGTRPLDRAQGLLEFRHVTARYPGQAEPALSDITFEARPGTVTAIVGRSGSGKSTLIKLIPRFYDVESGQILLDGHPLQDYRLADLRRQVALVGQQVMLFDGTVAANVAFGEMQSADPAALERAVRGANAMEFVERLPQGLQTDIGAKGGRLSGGQRQRLAIARAMLKDAPILILDEATAALDTESERLVQGALDTLMPNRTTLVIAHRLSTIEHADQVLVLDQGRIVERGTHSQLLAMGGLYAHLHRMQFREAE
- a CDS encoding low molecular weight protein-tyrosine-phosphatase, whose protein sequence is MAEPVRLLVVCLGNICRSPVAEGVLRARIATSTLAGQVELDSAGTGDWHVGEPPDRRAIANAASHGIDISGLRARQLSDADYRTFDWLLCADRANLRDVRARAPADAHARIALLLDWAGVQDEGEIPDPYTGGAAQFEHVYQLLDRAADGAIARLRREYPARLA
- the uvrC gene encoding excinuclease ABC subunit UvrC, which gives rise to MSIAAAPAFDGKAFVKHLSTAPGVYRMIAADDAVLYVGKAGALKNRVSSYFNATPKSARIMAMLAQTARMEVTVTRTEAEALILENQLIKSLKPRYNVLLRDDKSYPYVLMTQEAWPRIAMHRGPRAIPGRYFGPYASVGAVRDTLNLMHKLFKLRSCEDSVFRNRSRPCLQHQIGRCSAPCVGLVAARDYAESVRRSGLFLEGRSDELSEELAKSMEAASVRLDFEEAARLRDLLQSIRSLQARQYVDGRAADLDVLAIAMHGVTACVLLLAFRDGRNLGTRAFFPKTNGSENAEEVLAAFVSQYYGEQTPPREIVLDRDIPDRDLIEHALSSTSDRRVQIKCNVRAERAGYVDLARRNAELALAAERTSHAAQHARAEGLRELLGLDALPSRIECFDISHTMGEATVASCVVFDAQGPVRGQYRRFNIAGIEPGDDYAAMHQAIERRFRRAMEEGGVTPDILLIDGGAGQVAQARAVLDDLGVEGVALVGVAKGPERRPGEEELLLPDGRTVRPGAESPALQLVQQVRDEAHRFAITGHRGRRQKARNTSRLEDIAGIGPRRRANLLRHFGGLGGLKAAGVEEIARVDGINDALAERIYATLHGLDVPDKPTERQPTPSGTTEPTGNARSEG
- the kdsB gene encoding 3-deoxy-manno-octulosonate cytidylyltransferase, whose translation is MNTTAPEFVVAIPARYAASRLPGKPLRLLGGEPLVLHVARRALAAGAREVWIATDDERIASALKSADVRIAMTSPDHASGTDRLAECARIAGWSDDTVVVNLQGDEPFAPASGIRSVAALMGACDTEMATLAAPVTDVETLFDPNAVKLVRSDAGLALYFSRAPIPWPRDAFARDRSQMPDGGPWLRHIGIYGYRAGFLQRFTTLPAGQLERIESLEQLRVLEAGYRIAVGITPEPFPPGVDTAEDLARAEAWIAAGHG